The Spirosoma oryzicola region CCAAACACGCGAACTCGTTTTATCGCCATTGGTCAATTTACCAATAGCCGCGTTATAAGCTGCCGTGTTGAGCGTAGGCTCCGTGTTTGGATAGCCATACCGACGTGGTATCTGCTTGCTCTCATTTACTGCGTAGGGTGTAGGTTTCAGATCTGGGTAACCTGTACGACGCCATTCTATCCACGCTTCTGTACCATTTGGGTAAAGAGCAATCCAACGCTGATCCCCAATCTTAGCCAAGAAATCGGTTGTAGTTGGGGCTACTTTTGCACTGGTCGTGTAAGCAGCAAACTTAGTAGCATCATATACACCATATTGTTGCCAAGAAGCCTGAATAGCGGCATTGTACGCCGTCGTTGCATCATCTGTAATCCATCCACGCACGGCCGCTTCAGCTTTGGCAAACAACATCTGCGATGCTGTGATAATGTAGCCAGGCTGCGTCTTAGCCAGGATTTTTGTACCAGGTGACGAAAACTCATTAGCGCCTGTATACTGAATCAACAGGTTACGATTCAGACCATAAGGCAATCCAGCGTAGCTGCCCGATGGCGTTGGTGCAGCGTAAACCGGCAGACGCGGATCACTCAGATCTTTCAGCTTATTAACCAGTACATCACTAACTGCGTAGTCATTCCGACCATCAAACAGTGCGTTGTCTGGGTTGCGGAACTGGTTTGCATCCGTAAACTGCACTAATGCGTTATCGGTGTTGGTGCTAATGTACCCAGCAGCATCCGTATAGGCTGCCGTAAACTCGGTTTTGGCCGTAGTTGGGTCTACCTTAACAATACGAAGCGCCATCAGCATCCGCATGGAGTTGGCAAACTTTTTCCATTTGGCGGCACTACCACTGAAGATAATATCACCACTCGCAGTTGTACCGCTGTCAAACTGAGCAGATGCTTCTTTTAACTCCTTGAAAAGATCCGCGTATATTGATTGCTGCGAATCATAGGTCACCTGTGTTTCCTGCTTCAGCGCATTGAAGTATGGAATATCACCCCAACGGTCCGTTGTTACCCAGAACATGTATGCTTTCAGGATACGAGCGATAGCCAGCTGGTTGTTATTCGAGCCGAACTGGGCAACGTATGCTTTTGTAGCCGGGTCAGAATTGTAATTAATGATCGTTTGCAGATCCTGCAACGTAACGGCATAATAGCGGCTCCAGTCGGAAAACGTTGTTGAATAGAGCGAGTTTTCCGGATACTGCGTCTGCGACCAATACTGCGCGAACAACCGTGGTTCAGGCGCCAAACTTGTTAAACGTCCAGCAACACCGTCAAGCAAAGCACCCGTTGCGGTTGTAGGTGGAACCCCCGTAATAGCTTCCGTCAGCAGAGCCGACGTAACCGGTGTAGAAGCAGCGTTCGGTGTCACGTTCTCGCTACCAAAATCACTGCAACTGGTCATGAAACCCAGGCATGTAAGTAAACTGAGTGCCAGAACTTTATTTTTTATCGTTGTCATTTGAAAGCTAATGGCTAGTCTGCGCTGACCCGTAGGCCAGCGCAGTTTGTTTTAGAGACCTAAACGGATATTGAAACCAAGCGAACGGGTACCAGGCTGCTGACCGTTCTCACCAAACCGTTGCGACAATTCAGACGGATCGATGTTACGGTTCGTTGCGTAAATCAACCAAGGGTTACGAGCTACAACTGCCAGGTTAATGCTTTGCACGAACTTGTTGGCTTTGATGGGCAGACGGTAACCAATGCTTACTTCACGCAGTTTAACGTAAGAAGCGTCAAATACTGACTGGTCGATAATCGAGTTGTTACCAAACTGGTGGTAGTAATCGTAAGCGGCAACATACGTATCAACGGCTTCTCCGTTTGCATTTACCCCTTTTACATGCACACCACCACCCTGAGCTACGTCGTCACGAACATTCTTTCCTTTGTCGTTGGTAGCCGCTGTTTCAGCGTACAGACCCGAGTAAGTTCCCCAGAAGTTCGACAACGAGAAATATTTACCACCTTTCTGGTAATCGATGCTGAAGGCAAGGGTTAGATCCTTGTAGCGCAGGTTGTTCACGAAACCACCCGTAAACGAAGGCAGAACAGAGCCGAAATACTGGTTCGTAGCAAACTGATACGTACCATCTGCATTCACCACAGGCTGACCATCTTTGTAAACGATACCATTACCACGCAACTGCCCCCAACGGTTATTACCACCATTATCAACACCTGTCGAGTGAATGATATACGCAAAGTTAAACGCATCGTTTGTGTTATACGATTGAGCCGTCTGGCCAAACGGCGTAGCCGACGTTGCCTGGATGGAATTTACACCCGGCGCCAGGCTGATGATACGTGATGTATTCACGGCAAAGTTCAGCGTCATGTCCCAGTTGAAATCCTTACCAACAACGGGTTTTCCGTCCAGCTGAAGTTCAATACCATCCCGCTCAATTCGACCAGCGTTAATTACCTTTTGCGTAAAACCACTGACCGACGTTACATCAACGTTCAAGATTTCGTTGATCTTGTTCTCGTGATAGTACGTGAACGCTAAGCCAACGCGGCTTTTCAGGAACCGTAAATCAACACCTGCTTCGTAGGCTGACGATAACGATGGAATAATTCCAGCGTTCGGCAACAAGTTAGGCGTTGTCATCAAGCTGTTGGTACCGTTGTACTTGGCCTGATCGACAGCGTAGTTCAACGAAAGCTGGTACGGGTTCAAATCGGAACCAACCTGCGCCCAGCTACCCCGCAATTTACCAAACGATAGAAAGGGCAGAGACTCACGAGTAAGTTCAGAGAATACAAAGCTACCGCCCACCGATGGGTAGAAATAGGAGTTGTTGTTAGCGGGTAACGCGGAACTCCAGTCATTACGGCCCGTTACTTCCAGATACACCAAACTACGCCATCCCAACGAAGCCCGTCCATATACACTACGGACCGTTTTGCGATACCGGTTATTGGTTTGCGTAAATGCCTGCAACGAGTTACCAATCGTGAATAGATCAGGTACGAACAATCCGCCGTTTGTTGACAGCGTAACCGTCGTAAACGTATTGTCCCGAATATTTCCCCCTACGTTAGCGCTTAAATCAAAATCGCCAAAGCGGTTGTCATAAGTAGTCAAGAACTCGTAGTTATCTTCCCGGTCAAGCGTCTGACCTGTTTGATAGGTAGCCTTCTGACCCGTTTGAGCACCACTGGTTTCAATAATTGTCGGCGTTTTGTTCTCATTATTCGAGTTACGCTGATTTCGGCGTAACCAGCCCTGAGCCCGGAAATGGTCGTTGAACTTATAGGTCAAGTTCACATCTCCAAACAAACGATCTCGGTTAGCTACGTTGTTGATGTTGTCCTGATAAGAGTACCAGTTGTACCAATAGTTGCCCTTATTGAACGTAGTCGAGTTAAAATTGGTCGTAGACGTTGGATTTGTATGGTTCCAGCTAGCCAGCGCTCCAATAGGCGTTCTGAGGTCACGTAGCTCCTTGATGATGCCCATGTCCAGATCACGATGGAACCACTGGTTGAAGGAACCAGCTCCTGAATAGTTACCGTATCCGTCGTTGAAGTCACCCTGTAGACGCTCCGTTGTAAAGTTCAGGTTGACACCTGCTGTCAAGTGTTGCCCTAAATCGAACGTGCTTGATGCGGTGATGTAGTTACGTCTCAACGCAGTGTTTGGTATCACCCCCGTCTGATCAAGATTCGTATACGACAAGCGCAGGTTATAGCCTGTGCCACCACCTCTCAGGCTAATGCTGTTATTAAACGTTCTACCCGTATTGTAGTACTGACGAACGTTGTTGGGCTGAGCCGTATAGTTCGCTGTCTTGAACGAGTATGGGCTATTAGGATACCACGCGTACCAGGGGATATATTCGCCACCATCAATGCGTGGCCCCCAGGATGCATCATCTGAATAATCATGGTACCGCTTTCCGTCAAGTGCCTTCCACTCTACTGGGTTACCCGAAGCCCAGGTGTAGGTACGCCATTCGGGCTCGCCACCGCCACCGTATTCATTTTGGTATTTCGGGATGATGTTAACCTGCTCAAACGTCGTTGTACTGTTGATGTCAACCCCGATTCCCTTACGATTCAGCCCTTTCTTGGTTGTAATGACAATAACCCCTGCGTCGCCACGCTGGCCGTACAGTGCCGTTGCGTTCGGTCCTTTAAGAACGGATACATTCTCAATATCATCCGAGTTGATGTCCAACGATCCAGGTGTACCACTATCGCTTGATAATGGTGTACCATCGATTACATACAATGGGTTTTTATCGACCAATGAAGCCGCTCCGCGAATACGCACGACCGCTCCTGATCCAAGCTTTGCACCTGCCTGGCTAAGCACCTGTAAACCTGCCACTTTACCAGCTAACGCATTACCCGCGTCGGGCTGACGAGTAACAGTCAGGTTTTCGGCATTGACCTGCTGGGTGGCAAACGAAATCGACTTAGCATCCCGCTTAATGCCCAGCGCTGTTACCACCACTTCCTGGAGTTGGGCGGCATCAGATACCATACTTACGTTGATAGTAGACTGATTGCCTACTTTAACCTCTTGTGTGATGAAGCCGATGAAGCTGAAAACCAGCGTCGACCCCGCTGGTGCATTGAGTTGATAATCACCGCTTGCGTTTGTGCTGGTTCCGCGCGATGTTCCTTTGATGGCAACGTTTACACCAGGTAGCTGAGAGCCATCTTCTGTTGACGTAACCTTACCGGTGACAGCTATGTCCTGAGCCAGCAACGGTAAACTGAGAAAGCACAGCATGAGCTGTGCAATTAGAAGTTTTCTCATAAAGTGAAATAGTCTAGGTTAATATTGGGTTTACACAGAAACCCGTATCAAAATTGTACAAAAATTATCACACAACAAAATTTTGCGCTGCATTTATTCCACAGAATAAAATCTATGGCATAACTGATTCTTTACTACATTTCTTCATTGATTTGCTAATATTCTGATAATCAATTCTTAATATTTACATTAAAAAGAGATTAAAAATAAGGATCTCAGTAACCATTTGTAGTACAATAAATAATTCTGATATTTAAATGCTATTAATTCTTTCGCCTTTTGTTTATCCTGATTCCTGACGGAAATTGGATTAGTTATATTTACCTAGTAAACTATAGGAAGTATGTACTAGCTACTATTGACAGCAATAGTCGACTACTTTATTAATCGGCGACGAAGTGTTTTCTATAAGCGTATGATAAAGAAAAAGTGCCCTGGCAACAACCAATTTTAGTTATTGCCAGGGCACTTCTTGTGAATGCGTACTTTACAGTCGTTCTAGGAAACAGCTTCCTGCGAATTTGCTAGTTGCGGGGTAGCCGACCCAACCAATTCAGCCAATAATTCGTCGACGTTGACCGTAGCAAAGCTACTTGCATAATCAGACATGGCGTATGGAATGATTAATTCACGTCCGTTGATAAGCCCTCCGCAGCTATAGACTACGTTTGGCACATACCCTTCTCGTTCGTTTTCGTCGGGACTTAATATAGGCTCGCTGGTCCGACCAATGACTTTGCTAGGATCGTTAAGGTCAAGCAGAAAAGCGCCTACGGCATACTTTCGCATTGGCCCAACGCCGTGACTAAGTACCAACCATCCGGCTTCGGTTTCAATTGGCGATCCGCAGTTACCCAACTGAACGTACTCCCAATTGTATGTCGGTTTTAAGATCAGCTCTTTTGTCTGCCAAAAATACAGGTCGTCGGAATACATCAGATAGATGTTCTCGCCATCCTGCCGGGAAATCATGGCGTACTTCCCTCCTATCTTACGAGGGAATAAAGCCATCCCCTTGTTTGACACCTCCGCTCCGTTTAACGTGCTGATGCTAAAATGGGTGAAGTCTTTGGTTTCCAGCAATTGAGGGAAAGTCACTCGTCCATTGTAAGCGGTATAAGTAGCGTAGTACGTTACTTCACCATCATCGTCTGTAAACCGGACGAAACGAGCATCTTCAATCCCATTGGTTTCGTTGGGTGAAGTAGGGAAGATACAGCGCTCATCCAAACTCTGATCTTCCTCAAAATGAATTTCGTAGTTCGATTTCGCCAGAGCCAGCAAACCACTGGCAATGGTTTCATACTCGGCGTTGTAGCGATACTGGGCCGTAACCCGCTTCACCTGGCTTTCGAGTTCAGAAAGACTAAACTCGTCACCAAGCCCTGCCATCATTTTTTCCTGAATACTATTTTCGAGTCGTAACTCATATAGCTTTCGTTCGAACTGGGCGCGGTTGAACCGGTGGTTGGATACAATTTCGGGCGACGTAACATACCGGGAAGGTTTGCGTAACACAATTTTACCTTCCTCGTCAATGTAACCCATTCGAAAGGATATTGACGAGACATGCCCTTCCCCGGTTGCCCGAAGACTTAGTATAAATCGCTTATAACCAGGTGGTACATTACTTTGATCCGGGTGCCAGATCATGGATGGGTTAAACAAAGCCGCTGATTCCAGCGAATACTCCATCGTGAAGTAAGCGCCCAACAGTAGTTTGCGCTCAAGAGTCAATGGCTCATCGGTCAGCAACTGGGGCTTGATCTGTTCGAACCGCTGCAATAAAAAACGTTCCAGTTTGTAATGCCGTCCGCCAAATTCCCGGATTACTTCGTCCAGTTTTTGGGCGGCTTCGTCATCGGTCATACTGCCTACGCGGGCGATAATTTTTAAGGTGCGGGTCGTGCTGCCCAAATCGAACGCGCGAAACAAAACACGGGTAGGATCGGGACGAAGCACAATGCCGGTACGGGTGGCTTTTATACTCATGTATTTTAAGTTACTGAATAGCAAAATCGTTGAACAACTGAATTTAGGCTATTTTGCTTAAATCCAATTATTCAACGATCTAATTAATCAATATTATCCGTTGACCAGTGATGAAATAGTTACGTCAACTGATTTTGTGGCTGTACGTCTTTTCTGAGTGTTGTATAAGTCCGCCAAAGCCAAGAGATACGATAGCGTCGATTCCGCACCCTGGTTCTGATTCACGCGGTCGATGTGCAATCCATCACGGCAACCGCCGGTCTGCTGATCATAAATCGACAGTCCCAAATCGTTCAAACCGGTGAACCACTTGAAGATCCGGATGGCAGTCCGATGCCATTGGTCGTCGCCGGTTAGTTCAAAAGCTGCCAGACAGGCGGCAACAGTACTCTGCGCTTCCAGTGGCTGCTGGTCAAAATAAGCACGGGTCTGGCCTTTTGTATAAAATCCGTTGGAGCCAATTGGCTGAAAATGTCCCCGTTCTGAAGTTTGTAGGTTGGTCAGCCAGCGCAACGAACGCAAGCCTATCTCTACTAACCGTTCTTCGCCGGAGCGGATCATCACATGAGCAAGTACCGCGTTATCATACGATAAGGTATTTTCAAACCAAGGCCAGTCTGGTGTTGCCGTTTCGGTATACCGGAATGCCAGTTTATCAAGCAATTGCCGCTGAATTTTCTTGGCCAAACGGTCATCATTAAAACATTTCTGATACTCGTAGATACCCAGTAAGGCAAAGGCCCAGGCTCTCGGCGAAGTCATCTCAGCGATACTGGGAAGCACTTTTTCCATCAGACTCATTGCCCAGGTGATCGTGTTTCGGTCCGTTGACCGGCCAATACACACGCCCAGCGCCCATATGGTCCGCCCTGTACTATCGTCAGAGCCTACATCCTCCAGCCAGCGACGGTCGTAGCTCATGAAGTTGCGGAACCGCCGGTGATCTTCCGTGTAGGCGTGATTCAAGAACGCGCAGTAATTGTCAGCCGCCTGACTTAATGTACGGTCGCCTAAGCCCGCTTCCTGAACCATGATGGACAAGATAAGTGCCCGCGCGTTGTCGTCGGTGCAATAACCTTCTTCGTAGTATGGCAAATGATAACGGGCGTGCTGAACAATACCAGTCGAGTCGGTCAAGCGGAATAAGTGATCAAGCCGAAGTGTCGGAAGTTTGAAGGCAGCACTACCGTTCCCACCCATATCATACGGCGTTTGGTTATTGATAGTGCTCATACGCTCCTGACGAGCTTGGGCAAACGATCTGGCATACTCCTGAATAGCCCGCTCCCAGATCATGTCACGACCCATCATGTAAGCCTTTTTCCGCATGGCATGACGCGCTGGTTCGTCGGCGAGCAAATTAATGATCTGGTCGGCAATTGCTTCCGAATCGCCGAAAGGCACAAGCGTACCCCGCCCCTCCGCCAGCAACTCCTCTGCATGCCAGTAGGGAGTCGATACAACCGCTTTGCCACAGCCAAAGGCGTACGATAGCGTTCCAGACGTTATCTGAGCCGGATTCAGATAGGGTGTAATGTAAATATCGGCTGCGCCAAGGTATTCTAGAAGATCGTCCAGTTCGACAAATTCATTGTAGAAACGCACGTTCTCGCTAACGCCACAGTCTTCTGCCAATTTTACCAGACTATCTCGATACGCTTCCCCTTCGTGGCGGATCAGGTGCGGATGCGTCGCACCGAGTACCATATACACTACGTTCGGGAACCGCTCTACAATCCGTGGCAGAGCGCGGATTACATTTTCGAGACCCTTATTTGGCGACAATAAGCCAAAAGTAAGTAACGTCTGTTTTCCTTCCATACCGAAACGATCCTTGTAGAAATGAGGATCGACAAACGGCATATCGGGAATACCATGTGGCACCAGATCTATTTTTTCTTCCGGTACTTCGTAAATATTGATCAGAAAATCGCGGCCTTTCTCTGACATGCAGATTACTCGCGACGAGAGGTCCGCAATACTCTTAAGAACTAGTAACTGTTCTTCATTCGGATTTTTAAGAATGGTATGGAATGTTGTCACAACGGGCATTGTGAGGTTCCGGAGCAATGTCAATATGTAACTACCAGCTGGACCGCCAAAAATTCCGTACTCATGTTGCAAGCAAACCACTTCTGTATCCTTCGAATTCAAGAATTCGGCGGCTTTACGATACGCTTCCTGATCATGCTGATAGAAATCGTAGCGAACCTCGCTTGGGTAATCATACCCATCAAGCGTATCATTCACGGAAACAACCATTGCCCGCGAATCGGGAATGAATGTATTGTACGATTTGTATAAATCAGATGTAAACGTAGCAATACCACACTGACGAGGAAGATAATCGCCAATGAATGCTACATTTTTAGGATTGTGCGCCCATATCGTTGAGTCGTTTCTATGCGTTGTCATAGCCGTTAGGAATGTCATTAAGACCGGATTGTAAACTTAGAAAGTCTACTCAGCTTACAGTCTGTGTTTTTAGTAAAATAGACTTATGTAGGCTTTTGTTTAACTCTTCCAGACTTTTTTGACTTTACAGAACGCAGATGCTGCTTGCAAAGAAATATTACACTATAAAATATAATTTTTACAACACCGACTTACTAATTAATATGAATTCATGAAGAGGGTTTATTACTTAAATTGTTCACTACCTCTACTGCTAATTACTCTGCCATTTTCTGTAGCAACGCTCATCAGTTAGACTTTTACTTTCGGCTCAAAGCCTAGTTGATGAGCGTTGCTTTATGGCGGGGTTATGAACGGGGTGCTAACTTTATATAGGCAGGTTGTATTGACTCGTATTTACCCGTGTAGCCAAGATGAGGCTGGAACTCATAGTACGTCAATTCAATATCTTCAATTTCGGTAAAGCGAAAGATCTGCCAACGCTCGTCATTCTCCTTATACAATGTTGGAATGACATCCCGGCAAAAACCGTATAAGCTTGGCACCTGCGTTTCTTTATGCAGGCCCGCCATATAAGGTTCAATCGTTCGCCATATGCTATTGTGCTTGATTTGAATAACCCGTTGGTCTGTTATAGCGATACCGATAAGTTTGAGAAAATCGTTTTGTATCTGTGGATTCATGGTTTGGGTGGTTAGTAGTTTCAAAGAATACACGTTGAAATACTGACTATTGTAATTCAACCCTATACCATATAATATGCCAAACCTGCTGATACCCAACGATTTTTTCCTTTTTTATTTCACCATATTACCAAATTAAACATATGATTAATTCATTCAATCAACCAATTAAAATCGCCGTATCAACTGGTAACATGTGCTCTTTGATCATTCTATTTTAGCAACTTTATTAATGTAACTGAATTTACATATTTTGTATAATAATTTTTTAGTTGTTAAAGACCTACATTAAATATAGATCAAAATTTTGCGAAGTGTCCTCTTAGCTAATTTCGTGCTAAACCTGTCTACAATCCCTTGAAAACAATTATATGTGCAACTATTTTTATCAAAATCC contains the following coding sequences:
- a CDS encoding glycoside hydrolase family 130 protein, whose amino-acid sequence is MSIKATRTGIVLRPDPTRVLFRAFDLGSTTRTLKIIARVGSMTDDEAAQKLDEVIREFGGRHYKLERFLLQRFEQIKPQLLTDEPLTLERKLLLGAYFTMEYSLESAALFNPSMIWHPDQSNVPPGYKRFILSLRATGEGHVSSISFRMGYIDEEGKIVLRKPSRYVTSPEIVSNHRFNRAQFERKLYELRLENSIQEKMMAGLGDEFSLSELESQVKRVTAQYRYNAEYETIASGLLALAKSNYEIHFEEDQSLDERCIFPTSPNETNGIEDARFVRFTDDDGEVTYYATYTAYNGRVTFPQLLETKDFTHFSISTLNGAEVSNKGMALFPRKIGGKYAMISRQDGENIYLMYSDDLYFWQTKELILKPTYNWEYVQLGNCGSPIETEAGWLVLSHGVGPMRKYAVGAFLLDLNDPSKVIGRTSEPILSPDENEREGYVPNVVYSCGGLINGRELIIPYAMSDYASSFATVNVDELLAELVGSATPQLANSQEAVS
- a CDS encoding glycosyltransferase family 4 protein; this encodes MTTHRNDSTIWAHNPKNVAFIGDYLPRQCGIATFTSDLYKSYNTFIPDSRAMVVSVNDTLDGYDYPSEVRYDFYQHDQEAYRKAAEFLNSKDTEVVCLQHEYGIFGGPAGSYILTLLRNLTMPVVTTFHTILKNPNEEQLLVLKSIADLSSRVICMSEKGRDFLINIYEVPEEKIDLVPHGIPDMPFVDPHFYKDRFGMEGKQTLLTFGLLSPNKGLENVIRALPRIVERFPNVVYMVLGATHPHLIRHEGEAYRDSLVKLAEDCGVSENVRFYNEFVELDDLLEYLGAADIYITPYLNPAQITSGTLSYAFGCGKAVVSTPYWHAEELLAEGRGTLVPFGDSEAIADQIINLLADEPARHAMRKKAYMMGRDMIWERAIQEYARSFAQARQERMSTINNQTPYDMGGNGSAAFKLPTLRLDHLFRLTDSTGIVQHARYHLPYYEEGYCTDDNARALILSIMVQEAGLGDRTLSQAADNYCAFLNHAYTEDHRRFRNFMSYDRRWLEDVGSDDSTGRTIWALGVCIGRSTDRNTITWAMSLMEKVLPSIAEMTSPRAWAFALLGIYEYQKCFNDDRLAKKIQRQLLDKLAFRYTETATPDWPWFENTLSYDNAVLAHVMIRSGEERLVEIGLRSLRWLTNLQTSERGHFQPIGSNGFYTKGQTRAYFDQQPLEAQSTVAACLAAFELTGDDQWHRTAIRIFKWFTGLNDLGLSIYDQQTGGCRDGLHIDRVNQNQGAESTLSYLLALADLYNTQKRRTATKSVDVTISSLVNG
- a CDS encoding SusC/RagA family TonB-linked outer membrane protein, which produces MRKLLIAQLMLCFLSLPLLAQDIAVTGKVTSTEDGSQLPGVNVAIKGTSRGTSTNASGDYQLNAPAGSTLVFSFIGFITQEVKVGNQSTINVSMVSDAAQLQEVVVTALGIKRDAKSISFATQQVNAENLTVTRQPDAGNALAGKVAGLQVLSQAGAKLGSGAVVRIRGAASLVDKNPLYVIDGTPLSSDSGTPGSLDINSDDIENVSVLKGPNATALYGQRGDAGVIVITTKKGLNRKGIGVDINSTTTFEQVNIIPKYQNEYGGGGEPEWRTYTWASGNPVEWKALDGKRYHDYSDDASWGPRIDGGEYIPWYAWYPNSPYSFKTANYTAQPNNVRQYYNTGRTFNNSISLRGGGTGYNLRLSYTNLDQTGVIPNTALRRNYITASSTFDLGQHLTAGVNLNFTTERLQGDFNDGYGNYSGAGSFNQWFHRDLDMGIIKELRDLRTPIGALASWNHTNPTSTTNFNSTTFNKGNYWYNWYSYQDNINNVANRDRLFGDVNLTYKFNDHFRAQGWLRRNQRNSNNENKTPTIIETSGAQTGQKATYQTGQTLDREDNYEFLTTYDNRFGDFDLSANVGGNIRDNTFTTVTLSTNGGLFVPDLFTIGNSLQAFTQTNNRYRKTVRSVYGRASLGWRSLVYLEVTGRNDWSSALPANNNSYFYPSVGGSFVFSELTRESLPFLSFGKLRGSWAQVGSDLNPYQLSLNYAVDQAKYNGTNSLMTTPNLLPNAGIIPSLSSAYEAGVDLRFLKSRVGLAFTYYHENKINEILNVDVTSVSGFTQKVINAGRIERDGIELQLDGKPVVGKDFNWDMTLNFAVNTSRIISLAPGVNSIQATSATPFGQTAQSYNTNDAFNFAYIIHSTGVDNGGNNRWGQLRGNGIVYKDGQPVVNADGTYQFATNQYFGSVLPSFTGGFVNNLRYKDLTLAFSIDYQKGGKYFSLSNFWGTYSGLYAETAATNDKGKNVRDDVAQGGGVHVKGVNANGEAVDTYVAAYDYYHQFGNNSIIDQSVFDASYVKLREVSIGYRLPIKANKFVQSINLAVVARNPWLIYATNRNIDPSELSQRFGENGQQPGTRSLGFNIRLGL
- a CDS encoding SusD/RagB family nutrient-binding outer membrane lipoprotein, giving the protein MTTIKNKVLALSLLTCLGFMTSCSDFGSENVTPNAASTPVTSALLTEAITGVPPTTATGALLDGVAGRLTSLAPEPRLFAQYWSQTQYPENSLYSTTFSDWSRYYAVTLQDLQTIINYNSDPATKAYVAQFGSNNNQLAIARILKAYMFWVTTDRWGDIPYFNALKQETQVTYDSQQSIYADLFKELKEASAQFDSGTTASGDIIFSGSAAKWKKFANSMRMLMALRIVKVDPTTAKTEFTAAYTDAAGYISTNTDNALVQFTDANQFRNPDNALFDGRNDYAVSDVLVNKLKDLSDPRLPVYAAPTPSGSYAGLPYGLNRNLLIQYTGANEFSSPGTKILAKTQPGYIITASQMLFAKAEAAVRGWITDDATTAYNAAIQASWQQYGVYDATKFAAYTTSAKVAPTTTDFLAKIGDQRWIALYPNGTEAWIEWRRTGYPDLKPTPYAVNESKQIPRRYGYPNTEPTLNTAAYNAAIGKLTNGDKTSSRVWWDK